The genomic region AACCGTTTGAGGAATTAGGTTTTGCCAAAATTGATACTCATCGTTCACTCAGGCAAGGAGTCAGTGAGGTGATATATGGAGCTGGAAAAACCGTAGAACAGATGTCAGCTATAATCAGTGCAATGCTACAGCAAGGTCAAAAAACAATTCTTATTACACGATTGACAGCTGCAGCAGCAGAACAACTTGCAGCAGACTATGCACTTGATTACCGTAGTGCTGCAAAAATCGGTATCATAGGAATGGTACCGAAGCCGGATGGTGTTGGAAAGATAGTGGTTGCAACCGGCGGTACGAGCGATTTTCCCGTGGCAGAGGAAGCGGCAATAACGGCAGAGGTACTGGGTAATCAAGTTATCAGGCTCTATGATGTCGGTGTCGCTGGCTTGCATCGGCTTTTGGCGCATCTTGAAGAAATCATGGATGCCCAAGCAATCATTGCTGTAGCCGGCATGGAAGGAGCACTTGCCAGCGTCATCGGTGGTTTGGCAGATTGTCCTGTCATCGGCGTACCGACCAGCGTAGGGTACGGTGCATCATTCAATGGGCTTTCAGCATTGCTGTCAATGCTGAACAGCTGTGCCAGCGGAGTAAGCGTCGTAAACATAGACAACGGTTTCGGTGCCGGTTATCTGGCAAGTATGATCAATCATGGAAAGGAGA from Spirochaetia bacterium harbors:
- the larB gene encoding nickel pincer cofactor biosynthesis protein LarB gives rise to the protein MEKKEIRQLLEQVADGRLSIDKALLKLKMEPFEELGFAKIDTHRSLRQGVSEVIYGAGKTVEQMSAIISAMLQQGQKTILITRLTAAAAEQLAADYALDYRSAAKIGIIGMVPKPDGVGKIVVATGGTSDFPVAEEAAITAEVLGNQVIRLYDVGVAGLHRLLAHLEEIMDAQAIIAVAGMEGALASVIGGLADCPVIGVPTSVGYGASFNGLSALLSMLNSCASGVSVVNIDNGFGAGYLASMINHGKEK